From Watersipora subatra chromosome 2, tzWatSuba1.1, whole genome shotgun sequence, one genomic window encodes:
- the LOC137388158 gene encoding general transcription factor II-I repeat domain-containing protein 2-like: MAEPKKRKVESECRKFQTRWESEYFFKEFKGKCVCLIYTETVAVMKEYNVRRHYETKHQAYAPYTGAEREQKIKQMVAKLRGQQQYFLRAQKVQEKTTIVSYEVAQLIARLGKPFSDGDLIKHCLR; the protein is encoded by the coding sequence ATGGCAGAACCAAAGAAGCGAAAGGTAGAAAGTGAGTGCAGAAAATTTCAGACACGGTGGGAGAGCGAATATTTCTTCAAAGAATTCAAGGGGAAGTGTGTCTGTTTGATCTACACTGAAACTGTGGCAGTTATGAAAGAGTATAATGTACGACGTCATTATGAGACCAAACATCAGGCCTATGCACCCTACACTGGTGCTGAGCGAGAGCAGAAAATAAAGCAAATGGTAGCTAAACTGCGGGGTCAGCAACAGTATTTTTTGCGTGCTCAAAAAGTCCAGGAAAAGACTACAATAGTCAGCTATGAGGTCGCCCAACTCATCGCAAGACTCGGCAAGCCTTTTTCAGATGGAGACCTCATAAAACACTGCCTTCGTTAA
- the LOC137388157 gene encoding general transcription factor II-I repeat domain-containing protein 2-like — MGLQWDKLCRVTTDGAPVMAGAHKGMAFMVCAKVKETKGEAVKMHCIVHQEALCAKTVNLGDVMNTVVKIVNIIRARGLYHREFQAFLSDVDAEYGDLLYHSDVRWLSRGAVLKRFYSLMSKIDQFLKEKDRPLHELSDPLWLADLAFLVDLTDPLTTLNKSLQGKDQLVPQLYAHMKAFCVKLNLFKTQLRNFNVVHFPTLSEIRTAYPQANLPVKKGKYVSVIACLKTGFRQRFQDFSVIDKEIKLFATPFLVDAKEVEENLQLELIEIQCDDALKNQHQQLSLPEFYRSLEKEKFPMMRRHTKRMISLFGSTYICEQTFSLLTLNKSRMRTKITDSHLHDVLRIATTKFTADLPAILRSKAQHHCSH; from the coding sequence ATGGGACTTCAATGGGACAAGCTGTGTAGAGTTACAACAGACGGGGCTCCAGTTATGGCAGGTGCACATAAAGGAATGGCGTTTATGGTGTGCGCTAAAGTGAAAGAGACTAAAGGTGAGGCTGTTAAAATGCACTGTATTGTTCACCAAGAAGCCCTTTGTGCCAAGACAGTCAATCTTGGAGATGTAATGAACACAGTTGTGAAAATTGTCAACATAATCCGAGCAAGAGGGCTGTACCACAGAGAATTTCAGGCTTTTCTTTCTGATGTGGATGCTGAATATGGGGATCTACTTTACCACTCGGATGTGCGCTGGCTAAGCCGCGGTGCCGTGCTGAAGCGTTTTTACTCCCTGATGTCAAAAATTGACCAGTTTTTAAAAGAGAAGGATCGACCTCTTCATGAGCTGAGTGACCCTCTATGGTTGGCAGACCTAGCATTTTTAGTTGATCTTACTGATCCTTTAACCACCCTGAACAAGAGCCTACAAGGAAAAGATCAGCTTGTACCACAACTTTATGCGCACATGAAAGCATTTTGTGTGAAGCTCAATCTCTTTAAGACACAACTGCGCAACTTCAACGTTGTGCACTTCCCCACACTGTCCGAGATCAGAACTGCGTATCCACAGGCCAACCTTCCTGTTAAAAAAGGGAAATATGTGTCTGTGATTGCATGTCTCAAAACAGGATTCAGACAGCGCTTCCAGGATTTTTCTGTCATTGATAAAGAAATCAAGCTATTCGCGACTCCTTTCTTGGTGGATGCCAAAGAAGTGGAAGAGAATCTGCAATTAGAACTCATCGAAATCCAGTGTGATGATGCTCTAAAGAATCAACATCAGCAGCTTTCCCTCCCCGAGTTCTACCGGAGCTTGGAAAAGGAAAAGTTTCCTATGATGAGACGCCACACGAAAAGAATGATCAGTCTATTTGGCTCAACATACATATGTGAGCAAACATTTTCTCTGTTAACACTTAACAAAAGCAGAATGAGAACCAAAATAACCGACAGCCATCTCCATGATGTCCTTCGCATCGCAACCACTAAGTTTACTGCAGACCTGCCAGCTATCCTTCGGTCCAAAGCGCAGCATCACTGCTCCCACTGA